In Candidatus Gastranaerophilales bacterium, a single genomic region encodes these proteins:
- a CDS encoding FliH/SctL family protein: MSRIDSDNVNLGNSFVLKIEKDPQSVSSKIQHALEENNIKALSIIETAKQEAINIVNEAKTQAQQEALALSEEIKQAAQKEGYDAGFLAGKEEGLSNIKGEFNNKIEIFNSFVENSFDIKKRIIKSMHLDMINLIVLITDKICHKKLDLDKNILLNLTESAINELKEKEDITIIVNPQIRNEIMAVLDLIKNQNSLISNIKITEDSSISPDGSIVESIDSRVDSRISSQIDELTEKLLSEIKTQSEELLVKEADDFLTNNTIDTELTDSNNDNF; encoded by the coding sequence TTGAGTAGAATTGATAGCGACAACGTAAATCTTGGCAATTCTTTCGTTTTAAAAATTGAAAAAGACCCCCAAAGTGTTTCTTCAAAAATACAACACGCTCTTGAAGAAAATAACATAAAGGCTCTTTCTATAATTGAAACGGCAAAACAAGAAGCAATTAATATTGTCAACGAAGCTAAAACTCAAGCTCAACAAGAAGCTTTAGCTCTTTCAGAAGAAATAAAACAAGCTGCTCAAAAAGAAGGCTATGATGCCGGTTTTTTAGCTGGCAAAGAAGAAGGTTTGAGTAATATTAAAGGTGAATTTAACAACAAAATTGAAATATTTAACTCTTTTGTTGAAAATTCTTTTGATATAAAAAAAAGAATAATAAAATCTATGCACCTTGATATGATTAATTTAATAGTCTTAATTACAGACAAAATTTGCCATAAAAAACTTGATTTGGACAAAAATATTTTATTAAATCTTACTGAATCTGCTATTAACGAGCTTAAAGAAAAAGAAGACATAACAATTATTGTAAATCCTCAAATCAGGAATGAAATAATGGCTGTTTTAGACTTAATAAAAAATCAAAACTCTCTTATCTCTAACATAAAAATAACCGAAGATTCTTCTATTTCTCCGGACGGCTCAATTGTTGAAAGTATAGACTCAAGAGTAGATTCAAGAATAAGCTCGCAAATAGACGAACTGACAGAAAAATTGCTATCAGAAATAAAAACTCAATCAGAGGAGCTTTTAGTAAAAGAAGCAGACGATTTTTTAACTAATAACACAATCGATACTGAACTCACGGACTCTAACAATGACAACTTTTGA
- the fliG gene encoding flagellar motor switch protein FliG has protein sequence MDSTNISIEYMTSTQKVAALLIALGPTTASEILKNITDDELLGQITLDIASLNKVSVDVLNDVLKEFYSLFLASDYLLSGGMNYAKQLLEKAYGTEHAQTILDKLVSLLGANPFQFFNDADPSQLATSFQNENPQLIALILAYLKPENSAQVLNFLPPRIQVQVAIKIAEMNSTNPEVLADIEKIVESKFSSIVVQDFSKAGGIQTLANILNRADRATEKNVVELLKDYNADLVEEVKSLMFVFEDIVNLDDRSIQRVLREVETKDIAMSLKGMKDDVKDKILKNMSERAQQMLVDDMEYMGPVRAKDVQLAQSKIVGIIRTLETAGEIVIFRGMEEDELIE, from the coding sequence ATGGACAGTACAAATATTTCAATAGAATATATGACTTCAACCCAAAAGGTTGCCGCTCTTTTAATTGCTCTTGGGCCAACTACTGCTTCTGAAATTTTAAAAAATATCACTGATGATGAGCTTTTAGGGCAAATTACTTTGGATATTGCAAGCTTAAACAAAGTTTCTGTTGATGTTTTAAATGACGTCTTAAAAGAATTTTACTCACTTTTCCTGGCTAGCGATTACTTGCTTTCAGGTGGTATGAATTATGCAAAACAACTCCTAGAAAAAGCTTATGGAACAGAACATGCTCAAACAATTTTAGACAAATTGGTATCTTTGCTTGGTGCTAATCCTTTTCAATTTTTTAATGACGCTGACCCGTCTCAACTTGCAACTTCTTTTCAAAATGAAAATCCTCAATTGATTGCTTTGATTTTAGCTTATTTAAAACCTGAAAATTCTGCTCAAGTATTGAATTTCTTGCCGCCTCGTATTCAAGTTCAAGTTGCTATCAAAATAGCAGAAATGAACTCTACAAATCCTGAGGTTCTTGCTGATATCGAAAAAATTGTTGAGAGCAAATTCTCCTCTATTGTTGTTCAAGACTTCTCAAAAGCAGGCGGTATCCAAACTCTTGCAAATATCTTGAACAGAGCAGACCGAGCTACAGAAAAAAATGTTGTCGAGCTTTTGAAAGATTACAACGCCGATTTGGTAGAAGAAGTCAAATCTCTCATGTTTGTATTTGAAGATATTGTAAACCTTGATGACAGGTCTATTCAACGTGTATTGAGAGAAGTTGAAACAAAAGATATCGCTATGTCCCTCAAAGGTATGAAAGATGACGTTAAAGATAAAATCTTGAAAAATATGTCTGAACGTGCTCAACAAATGTTGGTTGACGACATGGAATATATGGGGCCTGTCAGAGCAAAAGATGTTCAACTTGCTCAATCCAAAATTGTAGGTATTATAAGAACTCTTGAAACAGCTGGCGAAATCGTTATATTCCGTGGCATGGAAGAGGATGAATTAATTGAGTAG
- the fliF gene encoding flagellar basal-body MS-ring/collar protein FliF, whose product MSNNYFKLLKDDLSRLWKGLDLSKKFGLVVLVVITLVAGSYFLFKSTEPNWTTLYSDLSEQDSVAITESLKKSGYAYKLSKDKKSILVPVEKQDELRLFVAENELIKDSNPGFELLDNMQLGSTDFKNQLTKQRIFQGEITRSIERIQGVTKARVQIAEPERSVFQDKDEIPSASVMLILQPGIKLKTAQVKAIKNLVAYSVPRLTPEKVFITDQSGNSLTDEVEKSSSDIESFRANFENDTAKKVQSVLEKIVGKDNVTVQVSADMDFNSTRSTIESYVPVNENAKEGVLTTEQTETEVYDNPNGAPAQTEGEKAANKNLNYQKQRSSATYSVSKEVKQIVYAPGAVKRMTIAVAVNKILTDEEKTELKNLVMSASGLNADRGDVVNITSLQFASLDEEKAAQTKAQAEYDKAMQQELLYNKILPMIIVLILGGGALAVIGMFIRKMGDATPALENSGNENFLPAYDNPAMPALNNDMTDGLAIEPLPELDVKVDPEFDRIKQELSDSILSDPSEATKILISYIKE is encoded by the coding sequence TTGAGTAATAATTATTTTAAATTGCTAAAAGATGATTTGTCCCGTTTGTGGAAAGGCTTAGACCTATCTAAAAAATTCGGGCTCGTTGTTTTGGTTGTTATTACTCTCGTTGCAGGTTCTTATTTCTTGTTTAAATCTACTGAACCAAATTGGACAACTTTATATTCTGACCTTTCAGAACAAGATTCCGTCGCTATTACTGAAAGTTTGAAAAAAAGCGGATATGCCTACAAGTTAAGTAAAGATAAAAAATCAATTTTAGTTCCTGTTGAAAAACAAGACGAACTAAGACTTTTTGTTGCTGAAAACGAATTGATTAAAGACAGCAACCCTGGGTTTGAATTGTTGGATAACATGCAACTCGGTTCTACAGATTTTAAAAATCAATTGACAAAACAAAGAATTTTTCAAGGAGAAATTACTCGCTCTATCGAAAGAATACAAGGAGTTACTAAAGCAAGAGTCCAAATCGCTGAACCGGAACGCTCTGTTTTTCAAGATAAAGATGAAATCCCCTCCGCTTCTGTTATGCTAATACTACAACCCGGTATCAAGCTTAAAACAGCTCAAGTTAAAGCTATTAAAAATCTTGTTGCTTATTCTGTTCCAAGACTTACTCCTGAAAAAGTTTTCATTACTGACCAAAGCGGTAACAGTTTGACAGATGAAGTTGAAAAAAGCTCCAGCGATATTGAAAGCTTTAGAGCAAATTTTGAAAATGACACTGCTAAAAAAGTCCAAAGCGTTTTAGAAAAAATTGTCGGCAAAGATAATGTCACCGTGCAAGTTAGTGCCGATATGGATTTCAACTCAACTCGCTCTACTATCGAAAGCTATGTCCCCGTCAATGAAAATGCAAAAGAAGGCGTTTTAACAACAGAACAAACTGAAACTGAGGTTTACGATAATCCAAACGGTGCCCCTGCTCAAACAGAGGGCGAAAAAGCTGCAAATAAAAATTTGAACTATCAAAAACAAAGATCCTCTGCTACATATAGCGTTTCAAAAGAAGTTAAACAAATTGTTTACGCACCTGGTGCCGTTAAAAGAATGACAATTGCTGTTGCTGTAAATAAAATTTTAACAGATGAAGAAAAAACAGAATTAAAAAATCTCGTTATGTCAGCTAGCGGTTTAAATGCCGATAGAGGTGACGTCGTTAATATAACAAGCCTTCAATTCGCTTCTTTAGACGAAGAAAAAGCTGCTCAAACAAAAGCTCAAGCAGAATATGACAAAGCAATGCAACAAGAATTGTTGTATAACAAAATATTGCCAATGATTATTGTATTAATTCTAGGCGGTGGTGCTCTTGCAGTAATAGGAATGTTTATAAGAAAAATGGGAGATGCTACTCCTGCTCTTGAAAACTCAGGTAACGAAAACTTCCTCCCTGCTTATGATAATCCTGCCATGCCTGCTCTAAATAACGATATGACAGATGGCTTGGCTATTGAACCTTTACCTGAATTGGATGTTAAAGTTGACCCTGAATTTGACCGAATTAAACAAGAATTGAGCGATTCTATACTTTCAGACCCTAGCGAAGCTACAAAAATTTTGATTTCATATATTAAGGAATAG
- the fliE gene encoding flagellar hook-basal body complex protein FliE: MSDAIGGIGKFGMNYTPISNYNKILENSLGKTNINGSNDSVNDFQNILDNQISAIEHPNQKPEPINMGITMDVNANAMQFNANQNSDNPHLKVASAKESSLVQNTAGSISNAFSNSLNSINNTQVEANKAVETLASGGNISVHDVMIASEKASLNMQMAIQVRNKMINAYNELYQMRF; encoded by the coding sequence ATGAGTGATGCAATAGGAGGTATAGGTAAGTTCGGAATGAATTATACTCCAATTTCAAATTATAATAAAATTCTTGAAAACAGTTTGGGCAAAACAAATATAAATGGTTCAAACGATTCGGTTAATGATTTTCAAAATATTTTGGACAATCAAATCTCTGCCATCGAACACCCAAACCAAAAACCTGAACCTATCAATATGGGAATAACAATGGATGTCAACGCTAACGCTATGCAATTTAATGCTAACCAAAATTCTGACAATCCTCATTTAAAAGTCGCTTCCGCAAAAGAAAGTTCACTGGTTCAAAATACAGCCGGTAGCATTTCTAACGCTTTTAGTAACAGTTTGAACTCCATAAATAACACCCAAGTTGAAGCAAATAAAGCTGTTGAAACTCTTGCTTCTGGCGGAAATATAAGTGTCCACGATGTAATGATAGCAAGCGAAAAAGCCAGTTTGAATATGCAAATGGCAATCCAAGTCAGGAACAAAATGATTAATGCCTACAACGAATTATACCAAATGAGATTTTAA
- the flgC gene encoding flagellar basal body rod protein FlgC translates to MSFDVFDVSASGMNAQRIKLDTISSNIANINTTRKPDGTPGVYAKKDVTFRAVYMDKLEDNAPAFPNGAHQAVFSPSENSMVLRGGVFFDEKKLSQGVQVASIAESKDPYKVVYDPSHPDANADGYVTLPNVNVVEEMVNMVGASRAYEANAAAAETTKSMISAAMKI, encoded by the coding sequence ATGAGTTTTGATGTTTTTGATGTTTCTGCCTCCGGCATGAACGCTCAAAGAATTAAACTGGATACAATTTCCAGCAACATTGCAAACATAAACACAACAAGAAAACCTGATGGAACACCCGGTGTTTATGCAAAAAAAGACGTTACTTTCAGAGCTGTTTATATGGATAAACTTGAAGATAATGCCCCTGCTTTTCCAAATGGTGCTCATCAAGCTGTTTTCAGCCCCAGTGAAAACTCCATGGTTTTAAGAGGCGGTGTGTTTTTTGACGAAAAAAAACTCTCTCAAGGCGTTCAAGTAGCTTCTATAGCTGAAAGCAAAGACCCTTACAAAGTCGTATATGACCCCTCTCACCCTGACGCAAACGCTGACGGGTACGTGACTTTACCAAATGTAAATGTGGTTGAGGAAATGGTCAACATGGTAGGAGCCTCAAGAGCTTACGAGGCTAATGCTGCAGCCGCTGAAACAACAAAATCTATGATTTCAGCTGCAATGAAAATATAA
- the flgB gene encoding flagellar basal body rod protein FlgB, protein MEQLGSTRSIEITKLAMDGLMQREKAIAANTANVMTPGYQRKVVAFEDQLRNILSEETSKEDIKRRNSAALSYNATSLDIVTKPDAQQMALLNKNSFEAYKPEVIRDFSKYNPETDNNVDIETEMMDMAKAGTQYGILAQLEGKMLSGLGTVIKGGGN, encoded by the coding sequence ATGGAACAACTCGGAAGCACTCGCTCGATAGAAATAACTAAATTGGCAATGGACGGCCTTATGCAAAGAGAAAAAGCTATTGCTGCAAATACCGCCAACGTTATGACTCCTGGCTATCAAAGAAAAGTTGTAGCTTTTGAAGACCAATTGAGAAATATCTTAAGCGAAGAAACTTCAAAAGAAGATATTAAACGCAGAAATAGTGCCGCTCTATCCTACAACGCAACCTCTCTTGATATTGTCACAAAACCTGATGCCCAACAAATGGCTTTATTAAATAAAAACTCATTTGAAGCCTATAAACCTGAAGTCATCAGAGATTTTTCCAAATATAATCCTGAAACCGACAACAACGTTGATATTGAAACAGAAATGATGGATATGGCAAAAGCCGGCACTCAATATGGCATTCTCGCCCAACTCGAAGGTAAAATGCTTTCCGGTTTGGGGACAGTAATTAAAGGAGGAGGTAATTAA
- a CDS encoding HAMP domain-containing sensor histidine kinase codes for MKKQKNTLKSFILNGSSKECSKQTIVGLFRSIVEPLVEAPSQDGFIAFRLLDTKGMEASIKRLEFSNAKIYSFNDTLTSNKIINVEKEKIWENIEFILVLAPRYSAVLVWDYSDSQLQNFSQICLIFNSRSVGDVAKAIFENANIPLDEYLANFAPDRRENELLNVSINKIVGCLNSVNEEMRINQAEKDDLAKSEKKLLKYEYSSDNAKFIAHEIKNHLSIIDLYTKIMEKRFEKISCDSQTIESIQNSAKNIKNATYSITQFIEELKYNAKPILVEKKLIPVVEEAINLSTAKAEEKNIKIDAIFKEEARIHIDEVKFQSVLLNVLYNAIEALQKGGKITVSFEGKINNMAQIIITDNGEGIPEEIQDKIFEKGFTTKITGSGLGLYNCQTMMKEQYGTINLLKSDVNGTSWELLIPTI; via the coding sequence ATGAAAAAGCAAAAAAATACTCTAAAATCTTTTATATTAAACGGTTCTTCTAAAGAATGCAGCAAACAGACCATCGTCGGTCTGTTTCGCTCAATTGTTGAACCGCTTGTAGAAGCTCCCTCTCAAGATGGATTCATTGCTTTCAGGCTTTTGGATACCAAAGGCATGGAAGCTTCTATCAAAAGATTAGAGTTTTCTAACGCTAAAATTTATTCTTTTAATGATACTTTAACAAGCAACAAAATAATAAACGTCGAAAAAGAAAAAATCTGGGAAAACATAGAGTTTATTTTGGTCTTGGCTCCCAGATATTCCGCTGTTTTGGTTTGGGATTATTCCGATTCTCAATTACAAAACTTTTCTCAAATTTGCCTCATTTTTAACTCAAGAAGTGTTGGTGATGTTGCAAAAGCAATTTTCGAAAATGCAAATATTCCCCTAGATGAATATTTAGCCAACTTTGCTCCGGATAGACGTGAAAATGAACTTTTAAACGTAAGCATCAACAAAATTGTCGGCTGCCTTAATTCTGTAAACGAAGAAATGAGAATTAACCAAGCAGAAAAAGATGATTTGGCTAAATCTGAAAAGAAGCTGCTTAAATACGAATATTCATCTGACAATGCTAAATTTATTGCTCATGAAATTAAAAATCACCTCTCCATTATTGACCTTTATACAAAAATTATGGAAAAAAGATTTGAAAAAATTTCATGCGACAGTCAAACTATAGAATCTATTCAAAATTCAGCTAAAAATATTAAAAACGCAACCTACTCTATTACTCAATTCATTGAAGAACTAAAATACAACGCAAAGCCAATCCTCGTTGAAAAAAAACTTATCCCCGTAGTAGAAGAAGCGATAAATCTATCAACTGCTAAGGCGGAAGAAAAAAATATTAAAATAGATGCGATTTTTAAAGAAGAAGCACGAATTCATATAGATGAGGTCAAGTTTCAAAGCGTTCTTTTAAACGTTCTTTATAACGCTATCGAAGCTCTTCAAAAAGGCGGAAAAATTACCGTGTCTTTTGAAGGAAAAATAAATAATATGGCTCAAATTATCATCACTGATAATGGAGAAGGTATTCCGGAAGAAATACAAGATAAAATTTTTGAAAAAGGGTTTACTACCAAAATAACTGGTAGCGGGCTCGGTCTATATAACTGCCAAACAATGATGAAAGAACAATACGGAACCATAAACCTTCTAAAATCAGATGTAAACGGAACCAGCTGGGAACTTTTAATCCCAACAATTTAA
- a CDS encoding response regulator transcription factor, translating into MRRGVEFKKKAKIVLIDDNYDHLSGIRELINLESDFDVIATATNANIGISLVKKYQPDIVLMDINMPEKDGLTAICDIEKLNLETKVVALTAYDDPDLIFRAMKIGAKGYVLKTMASAQLIRAIEEVNQGKVYLPAVLSSKFFEYFQKSFKEEAENIQDGENLLSYLTQREEEVLDLLTQGITYKGVAQQLFISETTVKTHVNNIFQKLQVNDRTQAVLYALNNGFANKRKLKVAL; encoded by the coding sequence ATGAGAAGAGGCGTGGAGTTCAAGAAAAAAGCAAAAATTGTGTTGATAGATGACAACTATGACCATTTATCAGGCATTAGAGAGCTTATTAATCTTGAAAGTGATTTTGATGTAATAGCAACTGCAACTAACGCTAATATCGGTATTAGCTTGGTAAAAAAATATCAACCGGATATCGTTCTTATGGACATCAACATGCCTGAAAAAGATGGTTTGACAGCAATTTGTGATATTGAAAAATTAAATCTGGAAACAAAAGTTGTTGCTCTTACCGCTTATGATGACCCTGATTTGATTTTCCGTGCAATGAAAATAGGTGCTAAAGGTTATGTCTTAAAAACAATGGCTTCTGCTCAATTAATCAGAGCTATTGAAGAAGTAAACCAAGGTAAAGTTTATTTACCTGCAGTTTTATCTTCCAAATTCTTTGAATATTTCCAAAAATCATTTAAAGAAGAAGCAGAAAATATTCAAGACGGCGAAAATCTTTTGTCTTACTTAACTCAAAGAGAAGAAGAAGTTTTAGACTTGCTAACTCAAGGTATAACCTACAAAGGCGTAGCTCAACAATTATTTATCAGTGAAACAACCGTAAAAACACACGTAAATAATATTTTCCAAAAATTACAAGTAAATGATAGAACGCAAGCCGTACTTTACGCTTTAAATAACGGTTTTGCTAACAAAAGAAAATTGAAAGTCGCTTTATAA